In the genome of Pungitius pungitius chromosome 5, fPunPun2.1, whole genome shotgun sequence, the window GGAAATAAGTAAAAGAGTCATCTTGAAGATTGTCTTCAAACTATTAGAAATTCATATAAAATGAGATAAATAGCTCATTCACAGAGCGCCAACGACTATTTCTGCTGTCCGCTTTCACTGCAGCCTTCTGGAGCGTATTTGCCACAGCTGTTTCCGCCAACAAGACAAACTCCAGAGGTGCGGCCAGTGCAAAGCTGCTCATTATTGTGACCGCACTTGCCAGCGTGCCGGCTGGGCCGAACACAAGCAAGAATGTGGTGCCATCAAAGCTTATGGAAAAACACCAAACGAGAACATCCGGTGAGTGGAGGGAAGAGGAAATAACTGGAATATGTTGCTTGATTGGTTTGTGTTTCAGAGACGTGTTTGCTAGAGTCTTCTATCCTTAGTCTGTTcgaccaaattaaaaaaaataagacgcTGGTTTGGTGCAATGTGGATTTAGACCAATGACGGCACAGAGCCACAGTCAGTCACAAGAGCTACAGTCAGGCCaataaaagcatttttgacTTATGTCTGTATCTTagattacaaaaagaaaacaaggtgTTTTTACTAAATCTTTAGGATAACCAAGTACAGATTATTACAGTTTATTTGCTTAAGAATAACcaagttgttttgtttcagtttaCAACCTTGATTATGTGTTTAAGAATACGATCCAAACAGACTACAAAGTGTCAGCCAACAAGATCCAAAATGCTGAGGTATCCACGTTTAAAGGCGGGGTTTGTAATcttgaataaaaacaattctAAAAACACTACCGACTGTTGGCAACATTTCCAATAAGAAAACATTAAACCAAGTTGATAAATTGCTGAATCCAGCAACCAAGTTGCCATGTCTGCAATACTAACAGTTTCTCCAGAGGGCTTATCACATTCCTGCGACAGATGGCGGATttttatcagtttttttttttttaaagcatttgattTATGGGCTTATCACATTCTGCAAGCCTGAATTAAGGAAGCCACATTTGCTTGTTTTGCTGCCGAATGGAACGGCTCGTTGTCAACTAGCGCATCGAGCTGTCTCGCGTTGCTCTCAGAAAGATGTTCCAAAACTTAGACAGATCATACGCATTCTAAGTAGATGCTAACTTcatcaataatacatttagtaCCATCGTTTGCATGCACAGTTCTCTGTTCTCTGTGCCTCAGATGCCTCTAACGACCACATGTTTCTCAGCCACCTATCCTATTCCTCTGTatatcttctgtttttttcctttttttgtggccAGTTTGGCGGCCCGCATCATGTGGCGCCTTGACAGAGAGGGCAGCATAATGTCTGACATGCAGCTGATCACAGTGGACAAGCTGGAGGATCACATTTCTGACATGCAAGAGGACGACTTGAAGGAATTAAAAGTGGACATCCACAACTTCCTGGACTACTGGCCCCGTACCAGCAAGCAGCACAACATTGACAACATTTCACATATTTTTGGAGTGGTGTGTTTATTGGTCAATCCTCATGATCCAAAATCAATTCATCTTGTAACTCTatgaagatttatttatttatttgacctaCATGCTGGTTGCGTTAAGCCGCAGCTGAAGTCTCCAAAAATACTTTACTATATTTTCTGAATTCTCAACtttcacaaaatgtttcttCAAAAGATCTGACACCTGTGTGTTCACACGAATAATTGCCTTCTTTCCTTCAGATTAACTGTAACGGTTTCACTGTGAGCGACCAGAGGGGCCTTCAGGCAGTGGGAGTTGGTCTTTTCCTAAATTTGTGTTTGGTGAATCATAACTGCTGGCCAAACTGCACCGTGATCCTCAACCACGGCAAGTAAGTAAAAACAAGACGCTCCTCCCGTTTGTACTTATccgtaaaataatattttttttatttagctgaaattgaaattgaaatgtgatattcttttggtgttggtgtgtgtgtttttgtgctgttgTGTAttgcgtgtgagcgtgtgtttgtCCGGGGTTGCATTTGGTGTAAAAttgcttcctgtttgtctttcagTCAATCGGCTGTGAATACTATGTTTCATTCTCAACGGAGGTGCGTTACCTCAACCTCAACCCTCAAGTCTTATTGAGACCTCACATCAAAGTGTCAACATGCATCTTGAATGCTCTAACCTTCGTTTGCTTGTTACCGGCTGACGGCTCGTTTAAGACACACatatttctgtatttgttaTGTTCACTGGTATGCTGCTGgtttttcactttgtgtgttttgttgattGCGTAATTGTCTGTTCATCATCCAAGAAGCTCCTCTTATTTGAAACCATTAGTTCACTCTAACACCACGTAACACCAGGCTAAAACAtgggaaaaaacacttttccatCTAAACATACaacttaatttcatttttaagcCTTTTATTTGCCCTTTAAAATGTTGAGCTTGGTTGGTCAGACATTTTGTcttggcaaaaataaaaaataaatgaatgaacagaACTTTTaaggtgtaaaaaaaatctCCCTCATCTTTCATTCCTTCAATCTTTCAACTGGATTGATTGAACCAAAAGCCACACGATGGAACTCTGTCTCACCAGCTGTCCGAAACTGAATGAAAGAAGACTAAATAAAGTCGCTTTTGCTTCCTCAGGATTGAGCTGCGATCTCTCGGTAAGatcgaggagggagaggagctgaCGGTCGCCTACGTGGACTTCTTGAATTTGTCCGAGGAGAGGCAAAGACAGCTGAAAACCCAATACTTCTTCGACTGCACATGCGAGCACTGCAAGAACCACATCAAAGACGACTTGAAGTTGGGGGGGGTCGCAGAGGTGGACGGAGTCAAGGTGCGTGTCCGTTGTCCTCGTGTGGGGTTTGATGTCGCCTCTCGCTGAGCGAGAGAGTGCTTTTGTTACCGAAAAAGAGGCAAACCCCTCTCAAAAGGATTAGTCCCCGCGTGATAAGGCCAGACgggaaacaagaggaaaa includes:
- the smyd1b gene encoding histone-lysine N-methyltransferase SMYD1b isoform X2, with translation MENVAIFDSPGKGRGLKATKEFWAGDVIFAEPSVAAVVFDSLLERICHSCFRQQDKLQRCGQCKAAHYCDRTCQRAGWAEHKQECGAIKAYGKTPNENIRLAARIMWRLDREGSIMSDMQLITVDKLEDHISDMQEDDLKELKVDIHNFLDYWPRTSKQHNIDNISHIFGVINCNGFTVSDQRGLQAVGVGLFLNLCLVNHNCWPNCTVILNHGKIELRSLGKIEEGEELTVAYVDFLNLSEERQRQLKTQYFFDCTCEHCKNHIKDDLKLGGVAEVDGVKPTEEQVKEATDYCFQMLEKMESARLKGDYHQVVKICKECIEKTEPVLADTHIYQLRMWSTLSEVQAYLQFFTDAADYSRKMVEGYMKLYPPNNAALGMASMRAGVSHWQAGEIEIGHGMVCRAYAILMVTHGPTHPITKDLEAMRMQTEMELRMFKQNEYVYHSMREAALKNKPMAMMHEPRSVDEGIKNLFHRRK
- the smyd1b gene encoding histone-lysine N-methyltransferase SMYD1b isoform X1, translating into MENVAIFDSPGKGRGLKATKEFWAGDVIFAEPSVAAVVFDSLLERICHSCFRQQDKLQRCGQCKAAHYCDRTCQRAGWAEHKQECGAIKAYGKTPNENIRLAARIMWRLDREGSIMSDMQLITVDKLEDHISDMQEDDLKELKVDIHNFLDYWPRTSKQHNIDNISHIFGVINCNGFTVSDQRGLQAVGVGLFLNLCLVNHNCWPNCTVILNHGNQSAVNTMFHSQRRIELRSLGKIEEGEELTVAYVDFLNLSEERQRQLKTQYFFDCTCEHCKNHIKDDLKLGGVAEVDGVKPTEEQVKEATDYCFQMLEKMESARLKGDYHQVVKICKECIEKTEPVLADTHIYQLRMWSTLSEVQAYLQFFTDAADYSRKMVEGYMKLYPPNNAALGMASMRAGVSHWQAGEIEIGHGMVCRAYAILMVTHGPTHPITKDLEAMRMQTEMELRMFKQNEYVYHSMREAALKNKPMAMMHEPRSVDEGIKNLFHRRK